In a single window of the Zea mays cultivar B73 chromosome 5, Zm-B73-REFERENCE-NAM-5.0, whole genome shotgun sequence genome:
- the LOC103627039 gene encoding probable LRR receptor-like serine/threonine-protein kinase At1g53440 isoform X1 — MGADARVRLLLLLLFLLDLGCSNGGGRCSSAQTMLPAQEVEALKGIACKLNKADWDFSVDPCSGLGNWVNVTGLLSSNVTCDCSFNNHTECHVISLELMRQNLSGVLPDEVVNLTYLQNLDLSRNSIQGPIPASWADLPVFNLYALHCSHSFVKSMLYSAFLCDYRSLQGNRIFGTLPKELGRMPKLKSIQLEGNQLAGSIPPELGNIISLQRFFISANNITGELPSTFSRLTNMTDFRVDGNSISGKIPSFIKNWQSVNRIDMQGTLMSGPIPPEISLLKNLTELRVTDLSGPRMKFPPLQNALHLTEVVLRNCSIYGEIPSYLGQMQYLKVLDLSFNKLTDKVPENFGAMIALQYLYLTDNMLTGDLPAWMLKNKASNKVNMDISYNDFTGNPPSECQQANVNMVSSFSSSNNNSLQPCLRKNLPCTTRPRHSSLFINCGGKSVVVDGNTYEDDSSQIGTSMYSVSDDKKWAYSSTGDFVGNENADYIARNTSKLNLAYPELYTEARLSPLSLKYYGLCMENGEYTVKLHFAEIVFTEDRTYSSNGKRVFDVFIQGVKVLEDFDIKDESGGVHRATIKFFATNISENTLEIHFYWGGKGTTAIPYRGVYGPLISAISVTKMGRNHHGLSTGVAVAIVIVATCLAVIVLISLYFKVFRKKNIKGNGRQFFYQGRKTATSELQTRAQYFFSLKEIESATKHFDPANKIGEGGFGPVYKGTLANGTIVAVKKLSSKSSQGNREFLNEIGIISALRHPNLVRLFGCCIDGDQLLLIYEFLENNSLGRALFGRTEHQLKLDWPTRYNICLGTAKGLVYLHEESALKIVHRDIKPSNILLDGKMRPKISDFGLAKLNDDCGRVSTRIAGTVGYMAPEYATRGCLTRKADIYSYGVVALEVVSGMSNTNSMSNEEYLHLLDWAERLKQQGKLLEMVDRRLGSDYSQEQALRLLDVALLCTSIQPTQRPRMSSVVKMLCGEIPVEIVPADDDLSEDLRLNIAQSRQSIDNSQTNWSQYSVNNSQTNWSETLSSDRSVLPHSSKDSGYLPSSSSLSVKL; from the exons TTGAAGCACTCAAAGGTATAGCCTGCAAGCTTAACAAAGCAGATTGGGATTTTAGTGTGGATCCATGCAGCGGATTAGGAAATTGGGTCAATGTCACTGGTTTGCTTAGCAGTAATGTGACATGTGATTGTTCATTCAACAACCACACCGAGTGCCATGTTATCAGCTT GGAGCTTATGCGGCAGAACCTTAGTGGAGTTCTACCAGATGAAGTTGTCAATCTTACTTATCTGCAAAATCT TGACTTGTCACGCAACTCCATCCAAGGACCAATTCCAGCATCATGGGCTGACCTACCTGTTTTTAATCTGTACGCCTTGCACTGCTCCCATAGTTTTGTCAAAAGTATGCTTTATTCAGCATTCTTGTGTGACTACAGGTCTCTCCAGGGAAATCGTATATTTGGAACCCTGCCGAAGGAGCTTGGACGCATGCCCAAGTTGAAATCTAT ACAGCTAGAAGGCAATCAGCTTGCAGGTTCTATTCCACCAGAGCTGGGTAACATCATCAGTCTGCAGAGATT TTTCATTTCTGCGAATAACATCACAGGAGAGTTGCCCTCAACCTTTTCTAGGCTGACAAACATGACAGATTT TCGTGTTGATGGAAACAGTATCTCAGGGAAAATACCTAGTTTCATAAAGAACTGGCAGAGCGTCAACAGAAT CGATATGCAGGGTACCTTGATGAGTGGGCCTATTCCtccagaaatttccttgttgaaGAACTTGACAGAACT GAGGGTGACTGATTTGAGTGGACCAAGAATGAAATTTCCTCCCTTACAAAATGCACTACACCTTACGGAAGT GGTCTTAAGAAATTGCTCCATATATGGTGAAATTCCTTCTTACCTTGGTCAAATGCAGTACCTGAAAGTATT GGATTTAAGCTTCAACAAGTTGACTGATAAAGTTCCAGAAAATTTTGGAGCAATGATAGCACTACAATATTT GTACCTGACTGACAATATGCTGACTGGAGATTTGCCTGCTTGGATGTTGAAAAACAAGGCGAGCAATAAAGTAAACAT GGATATATCGTATAATGACTTCACGGGCAACCCTCCATCTGAATGTCAGCAAGCAAACGT AAATATGGTGTCAAGCTTTTCATCTTCAAATAACAATTC ATTGCAACCATGTTTAAGAAAGAATCTTCCTTGCACAACCAGACCACGCC ATTCCTCCTTATTCATAAACTGTGGCGGAAAGAGTGTTGTGGTCGATGGGAATACTTATGAGGATGACTCGTCTCAAATAGGAACATCAATGTATTCTGTATCTGATGATAAGAAATGGGCATATAGTAGCACTGGTGATTTTGTTGGCAATGAGAATGCTGACTACATTGCTAGAAACACATCAAAGCTAAATCTGGCTTACCCAGAGCTTTACACTGAAGCTCGCCTCTCACCTCTGTCACTGAAATACTATGGCCTTTGCATGGAGAATGGTGAATATACGGTAAAACTTCACTTTGCAGAAATTGTGTTCACAGAAGATCGTACTTATTCCAGCAATGGCAAACGTGTTTTCGATGTCTTCATCCAG GGGGTCAAAGTTTTGGAGGATTTTGACATCAAAGATGAGTCTGGCGGTGTCCATCGTGCGACCATAAAATTTTTTGCAACCAACATTAGCGAAAATACACTAGAAATCCACTTCTACTGGGGAGGCAAAGGCACCACAGCGATACCTTACCGTGGCGTGTATGGTCCACTGATCTCAGCCATATCAGTGACAAAGA TGGGCAGGAACCACCATGGACTCTCTACTGGAGTGGCGGTTGCCATAGTAATAGTTGCGACATGCTTGGCTGTTATAGTTCTAATATCTTTATATTTCAAAGTCTTCCGAAAGAAGAATATAAAAGGAAATG GTAGACAGTTCTTTTACCAAGGAAGGAAAACTGCTACTTCAGAGCTTCAAACACGGGCACAGTATTTCTTTAGTTTGAAAGAGATCGAATCTGCAACAAAACATTTTGATCCTGCAAATAAAATAGGTGAGGGTGGCTTTGGACCTGTTTACAAG GGCACACTAGCAAATGGTACTatagttgcagttaaaaagctatcTTCAAAGTCGAGCCAAGGAAATCGCGAGTTTTTAAATGAGATAGGAATAATATCTGCTCTAAGGCATCCGAATCTTGTGAGGCTATTTGGTTGCTGTATTGATGGGGATCAGCTTCTTCTTATATATGAATTCTTGGAAAATAATAGTCTTGGCCGTGCGCTTTTTG GCCGCACAGAACATCAGTTAAAATTGGATTGGCCAACAAGGTACAATATCTGCCTTGGAACTGCAAAAGGCCTGGTCTATCTGCATGAAGAGTCTGCACTAAAAATCGTCCACAGAGATATTAAGCCATCAAATATTCTTCTTGATGGAAAGATGCGACCTAAAATATCAGATTTTGGCTTGGCTAAACTGAATGATGACTGTGGACGTGTGAGCACTCGGATCGCTGGAACTGT TGGTTATATGGCCCCTGAATATGCCACAAGAGGTTGCTTAACACGTAAAGCGGACATCTATAGTTATGGAGTGGTGGCTCTTGAGGTTGTTAGTGGAATGAGCAATACGAATAGCATGTCAAATGAAGAATATCTGCATCTTCTTGATTGG GCTGAAAGATTGAAGCAGCAAGGGAAGCTGCTGGAAATGGTGGACCGGCGTCTCGGTTCTGACTACTCCCAAGAACAGGCACTGAGGCTGCTGGATGTAGCTCTCCTCTGTACAAGCATACAACCAACCCAGCGGCCAAGAATGTCTTCAGTGGTGAAGATGCTTTGTGGTGAGATCCCCGTCGAGATTGTACCTGCTGACGATGATCTAAGTGAAGATCTACGACTCAACATCGCTCAATCCCGGCAATCAATAGATAACAGCCAAACAAATTGGTCCCAGTACTCAGTAAATAACAGCCAAACAAATTGGTCTGAAACGCTTTCAAGCGATCGTTCGGTCTTGCCCCACAGCAGCAAGGACAGTGGCTACCTCCCATCTTCGAGCTCCCTTTCTGTCAAGCTGTGA
- the LOC103627039 gene encoding probable LRR receptor-like serine/threonine-protein kinase At1g53440 isoform X2, with the protein MGADARVRLLLLLLFLLDLGCSNGGGRCSSAQTMLPAQEVEALKGIACKLNKADWDFSVDPCSGLGNWVNVTGLLSSNVTCDCSFNNHTECHVISLELMRQNLSGVLPDEVVNLTYLQNLDLSRNSIQGPIPASWADLPVFNLSLQGNRIFGTLPKELGRMPKLKSIQLEGNQLAGSIPPELGNIISLQRFFISANNITGELPSTFSRLTNMTDFRVDGNSISGKIPSFIKNWQSVNRIDMQGTLMSGPIPPEISLLKNLTELRVTDLSGPRMKFPPLQNALHLTEVVLRNCSIYGEIPSYLGQMQYLKVLDLSFNKLTDKVPENFGAMIALQYLYLTDNMLTGDLPAWMLKNKASNKVNMDISYNDFTGNPPSECQQANVNMVSSFSSSNNNSLQPCLRKNLPCTTRPRHSSLFINCGGKSVVVDGNTYEDDSSQIGTSMYSVSDDKKWAYSSTGDFVGNENADYIARNTSKLNLAYPELYTEARLSPLSLKYYGLCMENGEYTVKLHFAEIVFTEDRTYSSNGKRVFDVFIQGVKVLEDFDIKDESGGVHRATIKFFATNISENTLEIHFYWGGKGTTAIPYRGVYGPLISAISVTKMGRNHHGLSTGVAVAIVIVATCLAVIVLISLYFKVFRKKNIKGNGRQFFYQGRKTATSELQTRAQYFFSLKEIESATKHFDPANKIGEGGFGPVYKGTLANGTIVAVKKLSSKSSQGNREFLNEIGIISALRHPNLVRLFGCCIDGDQLLLIYEFLENNSLGRALFGRTEHQLKLDWPTRYNICLGTAKGLVYLHEESALKIVHRDIKPSNILLDGKMRPKISDFGLAKLNDDCGRVSTRIAGTVGYMAPEYATRGCLTRKADIYSYGVVALEVVSGMSNTNSMSNEEYLHLLDWAERLKQQGKLLEMVDRRLGSDYSQEQALRLLDVALLCTSIQPTQRPRMSSVVKMLCGEIPVEIVPADDDLSEDLRLNIAQSRQSIDNSQTNWSQYSVNNSQTNWSETLSSDRSVLPHSSKDSGYLPSSSSLSVKL; encoded by the exons TTGAAGCACTCAAAGGTATAGCCTGCAAGCTTAACAAAGCAGATTGGGATTTTAGTGTGGATCCATGCAGCGGATTAGGAAATTGGGTCAATGTCACTGGTTTGCTTAGCAGTAATGTGACATGTGATTGTTCATTCAACAACCACACCGAGTGCCATGTTATCAGCTT GGAGCTTATGCGGCAGAACCTTAGTGGAGTTCTACCAGATGAAGTTGTCAATCTTACTTATCTGCAAAATCT TGACTTGTCACGCAACTCCATCCAAGGACCAATTCCAGCATCATGGGCTGACCTACCTGTTTTTAATCT GTCTCTCCAGGGAAATCGTATATTTGGAACCCTGCCGAAGGAGCTTGGACGCATGCCCAAGTTGAAATCTAT ACAGCTAGAAGGCAATCAGCTTGCAGGTTCTATTCCACCAGAGCTGGGTAACATCATCAGTCTGCAGAGATT TTTCATTTCTGCGAATAACATCACAGGAGAGTTGCCCTCAACCTTTTCTAGGCTGACAAACATGACAGATTT TCGTGTTGATGGAAACAGTATCTCAGGGAAAATACCTAGTTTCATAAAGAACTGGCAGAGCGTCAACAGAAT CGATATGCAGGGTACCTTGATGAGTGGGCCTATTCCtccagaaatttccttgttgaaGAACTTGACAGAACT GAGGGTGACTGATTTGAGTGGACCAAGAATGAAATTTCCTCCCTTACAAAATGCACTACACCTTACGGAAGT GGTCTTAAGAAATTGCTCCATATATGGTGAAATTCCTTCTTACCTTGGTCAAATGCAGTACCTGAAAGTATT GGATTTAAGCTTCAACAAGTTGACTGATAAAGTTCCAGAAAATTTTGGAGCAATGATAGCACTACAATATTT GTACCTGACTGACAATATGCTGACTGGAGATTTGCCTGCTTGGATGTTGAAAAACAAGGCGAGCAATAAAGTAAACAT GGATATATCGTATAATGACTTCACGGGCAACCCTCCATCTGAATGTCAGCAAGCAAACGT AAATATGGTGTCAAGCTTTTCATCTTCAAATAACAATTC ATTGCAACCATGTTTAAGAAAGAATCTTCCTTGCACAACCAGACCACGCC ATTCCTCCTTATTCATAAACTGTGGCGGAAAGAGTGTTGTGGTCGATGGGAATACTTATGAGGATGACTCGTCTCAAATAGGAACATCAATGTATTCTGTATCTGATGATAAGAAATGGGCATATAGTAGCACTGGTGATTTTGTTGGCAATGAGAATGCTGACTACATTGCTAGAAACACATCAAAGCTAAATCTGGCTTACCCAGAGCTTTACACTGAAGCTCGCCTCTCACCTCTGTCACTGAAATACTATGGCCTTTGCATGGAGAATGGTGAATATACGGTAAAACTTCACTTTGCAGAAATTGTGTTCACAGAAGATCGTACTTATTCCAGCAATGGCAAACGTGTTTTCGATGTCTTCATCCAG GGGGTCAAAGTTTTGGAGGATTTTGACATCAAAGATGAGTCTGGCGGTGTCCATCGTGCGACCATAAAATTTTTTGCAACCAACATTAGCGAAAATACACTAGAAATCCACTTCTACTGGGGAGGCAAAGGCACCACAGCGATACCTTACCGTGGCGTGTATGGTCCACTGATCTCAGCCATATCAGTGACAAAGA TGGGCAGGAACCACCATGGACTCTCTACTGGAGTGGCGGTTGCCATAGTAATAGTTGCGACATGCTTGGCTGTTATAGTTCTAATATCTTTATATTTCAAAGTCTTCCGAAAGAAGAATATAAAAGGAAATG GTAGACAGTTCTTTTACCAAGGAAGGAAAACTGCTACTTCAGAGCTTCAAACACGGGCACAGTATTTCTTTAGTTTGAAAGAGATCGAATCTGCAACAAAACATTTTGATCCTGCAAATAAAATAGGTGAGGGTGGCTTTGGACCTGTTTACAAG GGCACACTAGCAAATGGTACTatagttgcagttaaaaagctatcTTCAAAGTCGAGCCAAGGAAATCGCGAGTTTTTAAATGAGATAGGAATAATATCTGCTCTAAGGCATCCGAATCTTGTGAGGCTATTTGGTTGCTGTATTGATGGGGATCAGCTTCTTCTTATATATGAATTCTTGGAAAATAATAGTCTTGGCCGTGCGCTTTTTG GCCGCACAGAACATCAGTTAAAATTGGATTGGCCAACAAGGTACAATATCTGCCTTGGAACTGCAAAAGGCCTGGTCTATCTGCATGAAGAGTCTGCACTAAAAATCGTCCACAGAGATATTAAGCCATCAAATATTCTTCTTGATGGAAAGATGCGACCTAAAATATCAGATTTTGGCTTGGCTAAACTGAATGATGACTGTGGACGTGTGAGCACTCGGATCGCTGGAACTGT TGGTTATATGGCCCCTGAATATGCCACAAGAGGTTGCTTAACACGTAAAGCGGACATCTATAGTTATGGAGTGGTGGCTCTTGAGGTTGTTAGTGGAATGAGCAATACGAATAGCATGTCAAATGAAGAATATCTGCATCTTCTTGATTGG GCTGAAAGATTGAAGCAGCAAGGGAAGCTGCTGGAAATGGTGGACCGGCGTCTCGGTTCTGACTACTCCCAAGAACAGGCACTGAGGCTGCTGGATGTAGCTCTCCTCTGTACAAGCATACAACCAACCCAGCGGCCAAGAATGTCTTCAGTGGTGAAGATGCTTTGTGGTGAGATCCCCGTCGAGATTGTACCTGCTGACGATGATCTAAGTGAAGATCTACGACTCAACATCGCTCAATCCCGGCAATCAATAGATAACAGCCAAACAAATTGGTCCCAGTACTCAGTAAATAACAGCCAAACAAATTGGTCTGAAACGCTTTCAAGCGATCGTTCGGTCTTGCCCCACAGCAGCAAGGACAGTGGCTACCTCCCATCTTCGAGCTCCCTTTCTGTCAAGCTGTGA
- the LOC103627039 gene encoding probable LRR receptor-like serine/threonine-protein kinase At1g53440 isoform X3 has translation MGADARVRLLLLLLFLLDLGCSNGGGRCSSAQTMLPAQEVEALKGIACKLNKADWDFSVDPCSGLGNWVNVTGLLSSNVTCDCSFNNHTECHVISLELMRQNLSGVLPDEVVNLTYLQNLSLQGNRIFGTLPKELGRMPKLKSIQLEGNQLAGSIPPELGNIISLQRFFISANNITGELPSTFSRLTNMTDFRVDGNSISGKIPSFIKNWQSVNRIDMQGTLMSGPIPPEISLLKNLTELRVTDLSGPRMKFPPLQNALHLTEVVLRNCSIYGEIPSYLGQMQYLKVLDLSFNKLTDKVPENFGAMIALQYLYLTDNMLTGDLPAWMLKNKASNKVNMDISYNDFTGNPPSECQQANVNMVSSFSSSNNNSLQPCLRKNLPCTTRPRHSSLFINCGGKSVVVDGNTYEDDSSQIGTSMYSVSDDKKWAYSSTGDFVGNENADYIARNTSKLNLAYPELYTEARLSPLSLKYYGLCMENGEYTVKLHFAEIVFTEDRTYSSNGKRVFDVFIQGVKVLEDFDIKDESGGVHRATIKFFATNISENTLEIHFYWGGKGTTAIPYRGVYGPLISAISVTKMGRNHHGLSTGVAVAIVIVATCLAVIVLISLYFKVFRKKNIKGNGRQFFYQGRKTATSELQTRAQYFFSLKEIESATKHFDPANKIGEGGFGPVYKGTLANGTIVAVKKLSSKSSQGNREFLNEIGIISALRHPNLVRLFGCCIDGDQLLLIYEFLENNSLGRALFGRTEHQLKLDWPTRYNICLGTAKGLVYLHEESALKIVHRDIKPSNILLDGKMRPKISDFGLAKLNDDCGRVSTRIAGTVGYMAPEYATRGCLTRKADIYSYGVVALEVVSGMSNTNSMSNEEYLHLLDWAERLKQQGKLLEMVDRRLGSDYSQEQALRLLDVALLCTSIQPTQRPRMSSVVKMLCGEIPVEIVPADDDLSEDLRLNIAQSRQSIDNSQTNWSQYSVNNSQTNWSETLSSDRSVLPHSSKDSGYLPSSSSLSVKL, from the exons TTGAAGCACTCAAAGGTATAGCCTGCAAGCTTAACAAAGCAGATTGGGATTTTAGTGTGGATCCATGCAGCGGATTAGGAAATTGGGTCAATGTCACTGGTTTGCTTAGCAGTAATGTGACATGTGATTGTTCATTCAACAACCACACCGAGTGCCATGTTATCAGCTT GGAGCTTATGCGGCAGAACCTTAGTGGAGTTCTACCAGATGAAGTTGTCAATCTTACTTATCTGCAAAATCT GTCTCTCCAGGGAAATCGTATATTTGGAACCCTGCCGAAGGAGCTTGGACGCATGCCCAAGTTGAAATCTAT ACAGCTAGAAGGCAATCAGCTTGCAGGTTCTATTCCACCAGAGCTGGGTAACATCATCAGTCTGCAGAGATT TTTCATTTCTGCGAATAACATCACAGGAGAGTTGCCCTCAACCTTTTCTAGGCTGACAAACATGACAGATTT TCGTGTTGATGGAAACAGTATCTCAGGGAAAATACCTAGTTTCATAAAGAACTGGCAGAGCGTCAACAGAAT CGATATGCAGGGTACCTTGATGAGTGGGCCTATTCCtccagaaatttccttgttgaaGAACTTGACAGAACT GAGGGTGACTGATTTGAGTGGACCAAGAATGAAATTTCCTCCCTTACAAAATGCACTACACCTTACGGAAGT GGTCTTAAGAAATTGCTCCATATATGGTGAAATTCCTTCTTACCTTGGTCAAATGCAGTACCTGAAAGTATT GGATTTAAGCTTCAACAAGTTGACTGATAAAGTTCCAGAAAATTTTGGAGCAATGATAGCACTACAATATTT GTACCTGACTGACAATATGCTGACTGGAGATTTGCCTGCTTGGATGTTGAAAAACAAGGCGAGCAATAAAGTAAACAT GGATATATCGTATAATGACTTCACGGGCAACCCTCCATCTGAATGTCAGCAAGCAAACGT AAATATGGTGTCAAGCTTTTCATCTTCAAATAACAATTC ATTGCAACCATGTTTAAGAAAGAATCTTCCTTGCACAACCAGACCACGCC ATTCCTCCTTATTCATAAACTGTGGCGGAAAGAGTGTTGTGGTCGATGGGAATACTTATGAGGATGACTCGTCTCAAATAGGAACATCAATGTATTCTGTATCTGATGATAAGAAATGGGCATATAGTAGCACTGGTGATTTTGTTGGCAATGAGAATGCTGACTACATTGCTAGAAACACATCAAAGCTAAATCTGGCTTACCCAGAGCTTTACACTGAAGCTCGCCTCTCACCTCTGTCACTGAAATACTATGGCCTTTGCATGGAGAATGGTGAATATACGGTAAAACTTCACTTTGCAGAAATTGTGTTCACAGAAGATCGTACTTATTCCAGCAATGGCAAACGTGTTTTCGATGTCTTCATCCAG GGGGTCAAAGTTTTGGAGGATTTTGACATCAAAGATGAGTCTGGCGGTGTCCATCGTGCGACCATAAAATTTTTTGCAACCAACATTAGCGAAAATACACTAGAAATCCACTTCTACTGGGGAGGCAAAGGCACCACAGCGATACCTTACCGTGGCGTGTATGGTCCACTGATCTCAGCCATATCAGTGACAAAGA TGGGCAGGAACCACCATGGACTCTCTACTGGAGTGGCGGTTGCCATAGTAATAGTTGCGACATGCTTGGCTGTTATAGTTCTAATATCTTTATATTTCAAAGTCTTCCGAAAGAAGAATATAAAAGGAAATG GTAGACAGTTCTTTTACCAAGGAAGGAAAACTGCTACTTCAGAGCTTCAAACACGGGCACAGTATTTCTTTAGTTTGAAAGAGATCGAATCTGCAACAAAACATTTTGATCCTGCAAATAAAATAGGTGAGGGTGGCTTTGGACCTGTTTACAAG GGCACACTAGCAAATGGTACTatagttgcagttaaaaagctatcTTCAAAGTCGAGCCAAGGAAATCGCGAGTTTTTAAATGAGATAGGAATAATATCTGCTCTAAGGCATCCGAATCTTGTGAGGCTATTTGGTTGCTGTATTGATGGGGATCAGCTTCTTCTTATATATGAATTCTTGGAAAATAATAGTCTTGGCCGTGCGCTTTTTG GCCGCACAGAACATCAGTTAAAATTGGATTGGCCAACAAGGTACAATATCTGCCTTGGAACTGCAAAAGGCCTGGTCTATCTGCATGAAGAGTCTGCACTAAAAATCGTCCACAGAGATATTAAGCCATCAAATATTCTTCTTGATGGAAAGATGCGACCTAAAATATCAGATTTTGGCTTGGCTAAACTGAATGATGACTGTGGACGTGTGAGCACTCGGATCGCTGGAACTGT TGGTTATATGGCCCCTGAATATGCCACAAGAGGTTGCTTAACACGTAAAGCGGACATCTATAGTTATGGAGTGGTGGCTCTTGAGGTTGTTAGTGGAATGAGCAATACGAATAGCATGTCAAATGAAGAATATCTGCATCTTCTTGATTGG GCTGAAAGATTGAAGCAGCAAGGGAAGCTGCTGGAAATGGTGGACCGGCGTCTCGGTTCTGACTACTCCCAAGAACAGGCACTGAGGCTGCTGGATGTAGCTCTCCTCTGTACAAGCATACAACCAACCCAGCGGCCAAGAATGTCTTCAGTGGTGAAGATGCTTTGTGGTGAGATCCCCGTCGAGATTGTACCTGCTGACGATGATCTAAGTGAAGATCTACGACTCAACATCGCTCAATCCCGGCAATCAATAGATAACAGCCAAACAAATTGGTCCCAGTACTCAGTAAATAACAGCCAAACAAATTGGTCTGAAACGCTTTCAAGCGATCGTTCGGTCTTGCCCCACAGCAGCAAGGACAGTGGCTACCTCCCATCTTCGAGCTCCCTTTCTGTCAAGCTGTGA